TTATCTGCACCAGCCAAAACTGCATCTCCACTCCTGTCTCTTGCCACAAACCCCCAGCTTCCTGCTTTTCTCTTCTCTATCAAAGCCTCCATGTGTATCACTGTATTTCCTTTTCTGCTAGTATATCTATCTTTGGCGGTTAAAAAAAAAGGACCCCAGCTGGATAAAAACTGTGGAATTAAAAATCGGGCCTCCTTAAATTTGGCCCGTGCCAGCTTTATTAGACAAGCGGGCCTCCTTAAAGCCCACTCACAGTTGCTCACTCCTCAGTCCTCCCTCggtccctctccctccctccccactCTCCACCCCCGGTCTCCGATTTCCCCAGTTCCAGTTTCCACAGGACCCCAATCGCGAAATCTCCTCACCCGCCGGCAAGCGGACCGTCACGGTCGTCTCGTCAAGGTGCGCGCCCTCTCGATCCGTACCCTTATCTCTCGATTTGGCGGGACCTGGTCGGGTCTCGGACGGCGACCCGGGTGGATTTTCGCATGTTTTGTTTGTTTCTAGGCTGATCCATTTCTCTTGACCCACCCGATCCGATCGAGGCTCCGTGTTATTTCAGTTTAGTAGTATTCCGTAAATTTCCTCATCTAGGAGGGTTCGCCAGATTGTTTATCGCAAGTTCACCTAGCCTCTTTGATTGTTGCCGTCCTGGCGTCGAACGAAATCCTGTAGATAGTTTCTGTTCTACTGATTGATCAGTGTATTGTCAAAACTAAGAAGGCTGAATCATGCCTAGCATGTTGCCTGCCTATTTTACGCTGGATTGATTCGTTTGTGATCACCTTGGCCAGAGGGATATGTATAGATTTGGGGAAATGCTGCTAACTGATTCATGTTGATACGCTGATCTGTTTCAGGTTATACTGTTGGGTCCTGTCTATATTTGCCGCTTCTGTATGTTGAACTGTTATCATGCTGAACTAGCGATTTAATTATAAATTATTGGCACCTAGAAACTGGCATGCATCTATCTAATCAGGATATATGTGGTGTTGGTGTTGTTTGAATTCATGGTTCACCTTCAGTTCTCTGTTTCAGTGATAATCTAGTTGTGCTAGAATGTAGATAGATCACATAAATTCCGATTGATCCATCTGATGATCTTTTGTTGCACAATGAGTAGTAGAAAACTGATTCATTGATCtagtctttgtttgcatgtctAGACTACTCATCCCTTCTGTTTAGGTCCAGTGTGTCGTGCATAGTTGATCTTGGAATGCTCCTTGAAGTTAACATACTCTGTATCTACCTGCGGTTCAGCAGTTATCTGTTGGAGTCAATTGTCATGAGAGGTTGCACAATCTGATACTACGTCATGCCATTACCTTTCTGATATATTGTCATCCCTGTTTATATGAGGTCAATGAATGGTTGGCCAAAGTATAGTAGTGTAATGTTACAAGATAGATGTCTTGCCTATCAAATGCAAACTATGTTTTTTCAGGTTTATATTTACACTTCAGGGTTCCCTGCTATTTGACCAATATATGTATGATCTTCTACAGTTGCATTGCCGCAAAGTCTTATGTCTGAATCTTGTGTTACCATGCAGAGAGGACTTAAAAAGATGGTGGCCAATGGTGATGCACCCGCCAGAGGGAGTGCAGCAGCGGCTGCAAGCCTGCGCAGGCGTAGAACCACGAGCGGCGCtgctggtggtggcggtggtgccaGCTCAATGCTCCAGTTCTACACCGATGAGGCTGCCGGGCGCAAGATGTCCCCGAACACCGTTCTGATTATGAGCATCGGGTTCGTCGCCGTGGTTGCGATGCTGCATGTTTTCGGGAAGCTCTACCGCACCTCCAACTAGTTTTGCTGTTACCATGCCCAAGAAAGCAGAATCTGTCAAGAGAGGAACCCTGTAGGCTGTAGAGCGAATGTAATGGATAGCAAGTGACTATCAGATTCTGAAGAGATTTTGCTGTTTTAGAAGTTTATACAACTTGCAACTCCGAGCTGCTATAGTTAAATCCTTGCATGCAGTCATGTTGTCCGATTGGAAGTGGGAACCGATCGCCGCCATGGCGTGCGAGTCCGATTGGCGCGCGATTCTGCAACAGGCTAGGCCAGATATATTCTTCCGTGTAACGGAAGGAGAAAACAGTAATCCTCAAACCCAATCTCTACCTTGGACGCCGCAGCAAGACAAGACAGGATCctcccgccgccgtcgcctgccTGTTCCGGCGAACCCCATGCCGGACCGCGTGATCGCCTCCTCCCGACTCTCTAGCCCTGCTTCTTCATGGGTCCTCCTAGATGAATTCGCGTCCATCGGCCACCGCCAGAACGCGATCACCGCCACGGGCGTGACAAGCGTCGGGGGCGCCGTCGAGGTGtccttcgagctcgtcgacCCCCCGGGAGCCGGATTCAGTGACTTGTCACAACGTAACTTGCCTCTTTACATCAAATATCCATACTCAATACAGCAGCAGGCCATTCAGAGTTTCAGACATTCAGTAAATAACAGCACAGCAACAGGCCATTCAGAGTTTAAATAACAGCAGAAACTTCAGATTCAAATAGGAGTACTTGACACTGAATTTAAACCAATACATGGCATCTTTAATCATTCATATAAAGGGACTTAATTCTGAAATTCTGTAGCAACTACCAGTGAACAACCATTGGAAGTACAGGCCATTTTCACTTCTATAGTTAGCCCACAAAAGACTATAGTTAGCCCACAAAAGACTATAGTTAGCCCCATCCAAAATATTACCACAAACTTATAGGTACTAGAACAGATTTTGATCAAGAAGGCTATCAGCAGCATAAGTTGGAGCTGTCAAAATCTGTGTAAAACTTGCAATGGCATTGTACTCTTGATGCTCCACGATTGGTCCTTTGCTGCTGCCATAATTATCCACTTCTTCTTGGGGCTGTACATTGTcatttttcttttgtttctGTAGCAAATACAATTAATTAGTTTAGGGATATATGGCAGCATGTGGAGACGTTCAGATTGCATTTGACATACCTTTGCTCCTTTTT
The genomic region above belongs to Panicum hallii strain FIL2 chromosome 4, PHallii_v3.1, whole genome shotgun sequence and contains:
- the LOC112889711 gene encoding protein transport protein Sec61 subunit beta-like produces the protein MVANGDAPARGSAAAAASLRRRRTTSGAAGGGGGASSMLQFYTDEAAGRKMSPNTVLIMSIGFVAVVAMLHVFGKLYRTSN